The following nucleotide sequence is from Cricetulus griseus strain 17A/GY chromosome 9, alternate assembly CriGri-PICRH-1.0, whole genome shotgun sequence.
CCCctgtatgttttctcttctttatatcaccccttctttctcttcatagACTGGGGGTTCTAATTCTTACATACGATTTTCAAACACAGGGTGAATTCCACTGCTGCAATTGTCTTTAAAGTGTCTTCATGAAGTTGGCAGCTCTTGTGTTAAAAATATATCCTTgaagttgtgtgtttgtttatatattaacAGATCAAAAGTGAAAGTCACCTCACTATGTCACACATAGATCAAGAGACTGAACATTGGCTTTGTATGTCCAGAGAGGAATCCAtggactgaggcaggagcattgttGTGTATTCCAGTCCAGCCGTCATTACTAAGAAGATGTTTctgaacacacatgcacccaaCTGAAAATGATTTCATTAACTAGCTTCCTTTTGACTTAAGTCATGCATCAGTACTAGAGTTTATTGTGTATTTGCAGGATTGGAAATTATTAGAGGTAGGCTCAAGTCTCTGCTAAGCTATAAAAGACCAGAACAGTGTTTACATGTATTGATCTTTGCATAATTTGTATCTTAGAGAAAGATCTCTTACATTTTCAAAGTGGATTTTAGTGCATTTTAGTGCTGAGAATGCACTCCTGATTTTATTTACATTGCTGCATAGGTCAGCATTGCATAAACATCAGTCAGCCACTGCACTGCTAATGTACAGGTTTGTATTTCTTTGCTTTCAAGACAATTCATTGGATGTTAGGTATGAGCATCATCTGTAAAGGCCCATCTAGTTCATAAAGGCTAGGTTTTCTACCTGGATGTTAACATTTGTTCTGCATACTCACAGCCTCTCATTTGGGAAGCTGTATGAAGTAATGTGAACATCATAGTCAGGACTCTTGTTTCATCCACATGTTTACCAGGAGCTACTGTTTCCTATGACCTGTGCTTCACGTTTTAATGCTGAGTGATGGACCAGATAATATATCAGGTAAGAACACTGGGCATTCTTCCTGTATTTATTATCAAAAGTGTATTGCCTTCTTCTAACTAATTTCTTTTGGAATCATTCACCTGTTTTCTCTCCATTGTGTTAGATAATTATTCTTTAGTgtgtttcctctcctctctctcctcatcttAATTTTgcatgttaattcttttttttgttttcttgagacagggtttctctgtgtagctttggagcctatcttggcatttgctctggagaccaggctggccttgaactcacagagatccgcctgcctctgcctcccgattgctgggattaaaggagtgtgccaccaacgcccatctgCATGTTAATTCCTAATtcttacatgtatatgtataggtGGTGGAGTTTAAGGTGTTATCTCTTAATATAACATTATCTAATTCATCATTTTCACCTAATGGTTAGTGACATGTAATAAACAGAATTATCAAAGAATATAAAACACTCTCTTTCCTGTtgtaatattttcaattttaatattaatattgacAGGTGAAAGGAATTTGCAGTGGATTTCTTTCTTggagaaaataatgagaaaaggATTTTTTCTCCAATATGGGCGGACTTGTGGAATTGAGCATTCTTTCACTTTGAACTCGCAGGCCATTGCTTCTGCAAGGATAACTTTGTCTTATTCTTAGTGCTGACTTTTGTGGGAAGTATAATGGGAACTTACTCCATTAATATGTGCATTTGAAGACTTTTGCAGTTCTTACTGACTGTTGCTGTTAGTGTTAAAATAACTGTGAGAGGTGGTGTGGACAGGATCTATTTGTGCTGATCACCTCGGGTATTCACTCTACAACAAATGTGATTCTTGTGCATTTGTGACTCTAATATACAGGACCATCTTAACTATAAAAATCCAAAAGTTTCATCTGAGAAGAGACTGCTGGCATATTTTGCTCAGTAACAAAATGGACTCTAGAAATTTAGGAACAGGAATAATGTTCTTGATACAGAATATTgttggaattctgggaaatgtctctcttctttcctacTATCTAGttatatataaagagaaacacaaagtaaaGACCTTGGATTTGATTCTCATCCATCTGATCATGGTTAACTTCTTGATCATTCTCTCTAAAGGAATGGGCAACACAATGATAACTTTTGGGTTGAAACATTTCTTCAATGATTGGAGCTACCAAATTTTTATGTATGTTCAAAGAGTTTTCAGAAGCATGTCCATTGCCACAATCTGTCTCTTGAGTGTCTTCCAGGCCATCATCATCAGCCCTAGAAACTCTTGTTGGAAGTATCTTAGAGCCAACTCTCCCAAGGACATTGGTCTCTACATTTCTCTCTGCTGGTTATTGTACATAATggtaaatgttctgtttcctttgtATATGTccataaaattaagaaagaaaaacagaacaaaagagacAGGTTTTGAACTGTATACTGTTGTAGGTCATGACAGAGTAACAGTCTCTTTATATACagctttctttgtgtttcctgAACTTCTATTTTCTGTCCTGATCACCTGGTCCAGCATCTCAATGATTGTCTTTTTGTATAGGCATAAACAGAAAGTTCAACACATCCGAAGCGCTTGTGCTTTCCACAGTAACTCTCCTGAGTCCAGAGCCACCCAGAACATCCTTGTCCTTGTGTTTACCTTTTTGGCTTTTTATACCCTCTCTACCATCTCACATGGTTGCAGTGCTCTATTGTCTCATCAAAATTGGTGGCCAATGACAATCACAAGCATTATAAGTTTGTGTTTTCCCACTTTAAGCCCCTTTGTACTTATGAGTCAATCCTCCCCTCTCTTCAGACACTGCATTCTTTGGATAAAGGGTTCAGAGTCATCTAATGTTATTATAGACATTTAACTTGCATGATTTTTCAGAATTCACTTCTTgaatgaaaacaatacaaaacttcTTTGGGGAAAATATTTGTCCTTGGAAGGTAAATCTTAAGGATCATTCAGGTTCCTTCCGCTAGTGGTACTTTCAACTGATTCTAGCAGAATTCTTGGCACCTAGACATTTTCCCCCTTTATGTAACACATTTCACAGCCTTTCTTTGGTCTGGGCTGGTTTGAGGAGTACatgataaatatgtttttaacaaATTATCCCCACTTTTCACATCAGATGGATGGCTGCACAACTTCCTGGATGCTctgtacatataatatatgttCTATGGAAGTTAAACTCCATAGGCACAAGACTCTGCAACCACAGCTACTATTTAATCCGCAAACTTGAACACACTAAGCCTACATCAGTTTACATCTGTTATAGCACATCAGTTCCTGAAGTTCTTGTTATGGATAATCCCCTGGTCACTTTTCCTACAACTGCTCCAGAGGTATGAGGCCCAGTCTGCCATGAGCCAGATAGTAGCTATAATCTACCATTTATGAAAGTTGGAATCACACACCTCATGAGGCAAAGCAAAAACATGTGATTGAGAAAGAGTAAGGTTATCATCACAAGACTGTGATTGGAGATTTATAATAACAGTGAAAGCAAGCCCTGTCAGTCTTCTATGCATGCAGCAATCTATCCATCACTTTTTGTGTTAATCAGGAACCTGATTTCTCCTATATTCCTCCACCCCCAATGATGTGACATTCCATTCAGTGGAAGATGCTGCCTCCCTTTGTTCTTCATATGGATAGAAAAGCTTGAGATGGTTGCTCAAAGAGCAGACAAGTTCTTGTATTTTATAGGGGCATCTCAGATTCCCAAAAATGTCAGTGACAGCAACAGGAATTACCTGGTGGTTGGTAAAGATAAGAATAGTGTGACAGGGAACATGGGGACATTGGGTACTTGAGACATTAGCAGAATGCATTTTAAATTGGTGAGATTATTCATGAGTTACTGTGAAAGTTACAGAGTTCAGTAAGGAGTTAGGAACCAACAATCTAACCTGCAAGGACTCCACCATGAGCCACTTCTAATTACATTCTAATTGCTGATGATTTTATTACATCCCAAATAATTGGCACCTCaacatttaagatttttttggggggggaattttcattttgtgtctgtTAAGAAATGGGTTCTAGGAGGAGATGATGAACATTTGAGGGAAGATACATGAACAACCACAGACTGAAACAGGGTGTGACAGAGGGCCTTTGTGGGTCAAAAGGCCCTGTAAAAATTGCAAGTGTTATGTTCATAGGTAGGTGTTTATAGGGCTttcataaaatattgaaaaatgtgTGAAAAGTGAGTGCCTCTCACTTTTACTTTCtcacagagaaaatatttgtagCAAGATGTAGGATTCTGGGAATTTGGCCAAGGGTGAAATAGCctgatctttcttttttaaaatataaactgtttggccaatggctcaggctttttatcagctagctctctcttaattactatcCTGCTTCTATTAGTCTGTGTATCTCCACAGGTCCGTGGCTTACTAAAGAATCCCCAGGGATGGTATCTTCCTGGTATCTACAAGGCATCTCCCCCATAACTCACTCTCTCCGTtactcttcccagaattctcctagtgtGGTAGTCCTGCAAGTACTTTCTGCCTGGTTATGtactgcctgtccattggcagaaacagctttattcatccatcaataagagaaacatatattcacagcatacagaaggacaccctaTCTTtgtccgtttttttttttttttttttttttttttggttttttgagatagggtttctctgtgtagctttggagcctatcctgacactcgctctggagaccaggctggcctcgaactcacagatatctgcctccttctgcctcctgagtgctgggattaaaggcgtgcaccaccaactcctggctctaattttttaaattaacttttatttaaatgaaaaacaatcttattttacataccaataccagttccATTTCTCCCCTGTCCTTCGACTCCCTTCACCAAGCCCTAatcccacccccattcactccccaaggagagtgaggcctccaaTGATGTATCATCaacatctgtcacatcatttgaagcaggacataggccctcccctatgtatctggGCTTGGTGAGTATCCCTCCCAAAACCCATTCATGCGCTATGGagaaatactggttccactgccagaggcctcatggaccagagctgcagctgacacccacattcagtgagtCTGcttcagtctcatgctggttccccagctttcagactggggtctgtgaactcCTACATGCTCAGATCATCTGCCTCTGTgtttttccccagcatggtcttgacccttttgcttatcactcctccctctctacaactggattccaggagttagtcTCAGTACTCAACTGTgaacctctgcctctgcttccatcaactactgaaCAAAGGCTCTAATGAtgacatttaaagtagtcatcaatctcattataggggaactTCAAGCTGCACTATAGAGCTATATtaatggaaacagcttggtattggcacaaaaacagacaggtagaccaatggaatcgaattgaagaccctggtATTATTCtgtacacctatgaacacctgatttttgacaaaaagctaaaactatacaatggaaaaaagcaagcatcttcaacaaatggtcctggcataactggatgtggacatgtagaagaatgcagatataTCCTTGTCTACCACCAAGCACAAAATTAAGTCCatatggatcaaagtcctcaacatgaatccagccacactgaatctcttaaaagagaaagtgggaaatacccttgaatgcattgggACAGGagctgcttcctgaatataacatcagtagcacagaccctgagattcacaattaataaatgggactgccTGAAATTTAGTGTGTTCTTAAACTTTCagctacccatctcttcctccaatgggtgcaggtggggccaGTGATTCAGGGGATCTCTTTATCTCAGATTGGTGTAGGTGGGTCCTGTGGCTTAGGTGGTTGAAATTCCCCTCCCAGTGAGGGCAGAGCCAAGGCTCCAATGGTCGGAGATGCAGTGATGGATGACTTGGGGTTTGAGAAGTGTGCCCCCAGGTCACTGGGCTTTCTCTCCAGGTGGGGGCGGGGTCAAGGTTCCAATAATGGCAGATGATGTGCTGGATGGTTAGGGGCTGTCCCCAGGTCTCTGAGGATTTAGTGGGTACAATGGGGTGATATGCCCGGTCAAGAGTATCCAacacagaggaaaaggagaagaccCTGCATTCACTTATATGACAGCAGATGCAGTGCTGGATGGTTTGGGgctgcccccaggtctctgggggTTCGGTGGGTGGTAAGGTGTGAGATGCCCCAGTCAAGGGCCTCCTACTGGGGGACACAGTGCAGGAGAAGGCCTGACACTCTCACAATGGGAGAAGGTTCAAGGCTTAGACTGAGGCAAATGGGCCTCAGGATGGCTTGAGGCTCTCCACAGGTCTTTTGGGATTTGGTAGGTGGAAAAAAGTAACTACAATGAAGTTCTCAAGATGTGTTAAATGTGTGAAATATTCAGGACACCAAAATCAAAGCCTGTCTCCTCTAGACATGGAGTCAGTTTGAACGACATCTTCAAAATGCTGTATAGACCAGGGCCATTATGAGATGTCAATTAAGAGTTCAAAGTCcatggctggagagaaggctcagcagttgaaagcaCTGTCTACTCTCTCAGCACCTACGTGGTTGTTCACCACTATCTATGTATGACTCCTGTTGCAGGGGATCTCTCACTCTCATaccaatacacatgaaataaaaattcaaaaaaaggaCCAATGGGGGGAAATTTAGAAcaaaaactgtaaagaaaaaaagttcaaaatcttCCAGCACCTTAGTTGAAGAAATACTAAAAATTTTCACAGCTTAAAGATGTCTCAATGACACAAACCTTTATCAAAGTTGAGCTCATTGTCTAAGCTCTAGGATGAGATGACTTCCCCAGGTCCTCCTCTAGGCTATGGGTCTCTTTTCTCTACACCATAGACTTTATTCCATGATTTGAATGACACTTTATCTACTCTGTCCACTGAACTGTGAAAGTGAGGCATTGTCCCTTTGTGGTCCTATTCTCTGCCAATTTACTCTATTCTGAATCTCTGTACCCCCACCTTCACTCTCTTGTTCTGgctatttttttatgttgaagtTGGCATTACATTTAAGCCAGAACAAAGAACATGATAATTGTTTTAACCTGCTGGTCAGACTGATAAGAAAAAATTACAGAGGTTGGCTTTAGCAGTATTGTTAATCATTTTGAGTCTTTTAGTGCCTACTAAGTGTTTGATTTATGCAGTGTCCTTTCCAAATTGTTGCTTCTCATGACAAATCTCATGGCAGAAGATTTGGGGTGGGGTTGTGACAATATAAAATGTCACAGCTTGCTTGGCTTCTCAGTTAGAGGACATCCTTGTTTTCTTGACAGATCTTAAGCCTGAGTACAAATATAATAAGTGACTTCACAGCCATATAGACGTGAGACCTGAGCCATATAGACATCAGGAGCATATTGGGAAATATGTCAGTTGTCTCTAGTTATTTGATACCCAACTGAATATTTTGGTATAGTTTACACTTACATAACTCTTGGTCTTCTTTTGTCATTATTATATTTCTATACTACCACCAGGTGTTTGTGTTAATATTTTACAGGTGTATCCTATAAACTGTCTCAGAAGCAGTTATGTGTGCATAGCTATAAACATAGTATACATAGGGTCTCTCTTAACCCTCAGGTTCATGCAAGCACTGTGTTCAGAATCTATGTTGATGAGAATGGTATATGCAATTCACACTTTCTAATATCAGAAATTTTATCCCATTGTGACCACTTTGATCATTTTACTCATGTACAGgtttctcctctttgtatctaTTTTATCATCACATAGAAAATTTTCCTCATTTAAAATTCTACACTATTGATAGAACTTGGCAAGATCAATACCAGATTATCTCCTCTTTAATGTACCATCTATACATTCTTTACATGCTCAATTTCACAGAATTTTATTCCAATAATCAAATCATTTACCCTGACAGGATCTCAAGAc
It contains:
- the LOC100772580 gene encoding vomeronasal type-1 receptor 4-like, which encodes MDSRNLGTGIMFLIQNIVGILGNVSLLSYYLVIYKEKHKVKTLDLILIHLIMVNFLIILSKGMGNTMITFGLKHFFNDWSYQIFMYVQRVFRSMSIATICLLSVFQAIIISPRNSCWKYLRANSPKDIGLYISLCWLLYIMVNVLFPLYMSIKLRKKNRTKETGFELYTVVGHDRVTVSLYTAFFVFPELLFSVLITWSSISMIVFLYRHKQKVQHIRSACAFHSNSPESRATQNILVLVFTFLAFYTLSTISHGCSALLSHQNWWPMTITSIISLCFPTLSPFVLMSQSSPLFRHCILWIKGSESSNVIIDI